A genomic region of Zea mays cultivar B73 chromosome 6, Zm-B73-REFERENCE-NAM-5.0, whole genome shotgun sequence contains the following coding sequences:
- the LOC542193 gene encoding expressed protein DH12, producing MAGDPAAGVGGNAHPASGSKSSRSSTRHRQFRDRAKVRVDDLQEMFCGLQSARKESRSADAAVLEEQVHQMLREWRAELSVPSPASSLQNSQGNNREASDPPSDTLRLLQLAVPEEEDDASSKLLVPPSRQTHEHGQDSRMANTDQQCEAIDGGTAPAQHSLGQGVDGDCGEVSSVANAMFNHRMYYTDYELNIDDFLCGDGYKINISGSNEDQFNNLHGIGQLGHQQFDLPLDLPPTHSYADANNSEQNTGDVFVHMSDLLTTIWPSPSQYLGPKCALWDCGRPAGGTEDSGDYCNPYHAGLALNDDGLLGIRPVMRPRGIDLKDGPLFAALIAKVQGKNVGIPVCGGAATSKSPWNAPELFDLSLLEGESLREWLFFDTPRRAFESGNRKQRSLPDYGGRGWHESRKLVMKDFAGLKRSYYMDPQPSSSHEWHLFEYEINASDALALYRLEYKSSDPKKGAAKSKLASPLNEIRQRMGRLTADSPVENKRTARSKPKANQNQKDTNANTRPHVNTPNQVNAPNAYQTTQQVNQMAFLNGNVVYGPHLPHSESVVYGPHLPHSENVVYGPHLPHSENVVYGPHLPQGYSAEGSSFFWNPSDGT from the exons ATGGCGGGAGATCCGGCCGCCGGGGTCGGCGGCAACGCCCACCCCGCGTCGGGGAGCAAGAGCTCCCGCTCGTCGACGCGGCACCGTCAGTTCCGCGACCGAGCCAAGGTCCGAGTCGACGACCTACAAGAGATGTTCTGCGGCCTCCAATCCGCTCGCAAGGAGAGCCGCTCCGCCGACGCCGCTGTCCTCGAGGAGCAGGTCCACCAGATGCTCCGCGAGTGGCGTGCCGAGCTCAGCGTCCCATCCCCGGCTTCCTCTCTCCAG AACTCGCAGGGGAACAACCGGGAGGCTTCGGATCCACCGTCGGATACGCTGCGACTGCTGCAGCTGGCGGTGCCCGAGGAGGAGGACGATGCCAGCAGTAAGCTCCTGGTGCCCCCTTCTCGTCAGACCCACGAGCACGGGCAGGACAGCAGGATGGCCAATACTGATCAGCAGTGTGAAGCTATAGATGGGGGCACTGCTCCTGCGCAGCACTCTCTAGGTCAGGGAGTGGATGGAGATTGTGGAGAAGTGTCTTCTGTTGCTAATGCAATGTTCAATCATCGG ATGTACTATACAGACTATGAACTTAATATTGATGATTTTCTGTGTGGTGATGGTTACAAAATAAATATTTCTGGTTCTAATGAAGATCAGTTCAATAATCTGCATGGGATTGGCCAGTTGGGACATCAACAGTTTGATTTGCCATTAGATTTGCCACCTACTCATTCATATGCTGATGCAAATAACTCTGAGCAAAATACTGGAGATGTTTTTGTTCACATGTCAGACTTGCTTACAACAATATGGCCGTCACCCTCTCAGTATTTGGGGCCAAAATGTGCACTTTGGGACTGTGGTAGGCCAGCTGGAGGGACAGAAGACTCTGGAGATTACTGCAACCCTTACCATGCTGGTTTGGCTTTGAATGATGATGGTCTTCTTGGGATAAGACCTGTGATGCGTCCAAGAGGTATTGATTTGAAAGATGGGCCACTGTTTGCTGCTCTCATTGCAAAAGTTCAAGGAAAGAACGTTGGTATTCCTGTGTGTGGAGGCGCTGCTACGTCTAAATCCCCATGGAATGCACCTG AACTTTTCGATCTTTCTCTTCTGGAGGGTGAATCTCTTAGAGAATGGTTGTTCTTTGATACTCCAAGAAGAGCATTTGAGAGTGGCAACCGGAAGCAGAGGTCATTGCCGGATTACGGTGGTCGTGGGTGGCATGAATCAAGGAAGCTGGTAATGAAAGATTTCGCAGGTCTGAAGAGGTCCTATTACATGGACCCACAACCATCAAGCAGCCATGAGTGGCATCTTTTCGAGTATGAGATCAATGCTTCTGATGCCCTCGCCTTGTACCGTCTTGAGTACAAGTCCTCTGACCCCAAAAAGGGTGCTGCTAAGTCAAAACTGGCTAGTCCACTGAATGAAATCCGGCAGCGAATGGGCAGGCTGACTGCAGACAGCCCTGTGGAAAACAAGCGGACTGCTAGGAGCAAGCCAAAGGCTAACCAGAACCAGAAGGATACCAATGCAAATACCCGTCCACATGTTAACACTCCCAATCAAGTTAATGCTCCAAATGCTTATCAGACAACGCAGCAGGTGAACCAAATGGCATTTCTGAATGGAAACGTTGTTTATGGACCTCACCTTCCACATTCTGAAAGCGTCGTCTATGGACCTCATCTTCCACATTCTGAAAACGTTGTCTACGGACCTCATCTTCCACATTCTGAAAACGTCGTCTATGGACCTCACCTTCCACAGGGATACTCAGCCGAAGGAAGCAGCTTCTTTTGGAACCCAAGTGACGGGACTTGA
- the LOC103630608 gene encoding uncharacterized protein, which yields MPLDIEDSEPSTPTTQSSSYFSGCMAASPAWPLPAGVRRSPARYQLLARGSGDDAGGRGARRAWRRLLRRLVRESKSICSTVCSRAPPAAATFKYDADSYAKNFDDGRCHPCDVAAAGCPAPSRVAPLSSRRPVDQSAGES from the coding sequence ATGCCGCTCGACATCGAGGACAGCGAGCCGTCGACGCCGACGACCCAGTCGTCGTCCTACTTCTCAGGCTGCATGGCGGCCTCCCCGGCGTGGCCGCTGCCGGCGGGCGTGCGCCGGAGCCCCGCCCGCTACCAGCTGCTCGCCCGCGGAAGCGGGGACGACGCCGGCGGCCGCGGCGCGCGGCGCGCGTGGAGGCGGCTGCTCCGGCGGCTGGTGCGGGAGAGCAAGAGCATCTGCAGCACCGTCTGCAGCAGGGCGCCGCCCGCCGCGGCCACCTTCAAGTACGACGCAGACAGCTACGCCAAGAACTTCGACGACGGCCGCTGCCACCCCTGCGACGTAGCCGCCGCCGGTTGTCCCGCGCCGTCGCGGGTCGCGCCGCTATCGAGCCGGCGCCCGGTCGACCAGTCCGCCGGAGAGAGCTAG